A section of the Fusarium falciforme chromosome 8, complete sequence genome encodes:
- a CDS encoding Deacetylase sirtuin-type domain-containing protein, whose protein sequence is MVPMRKFRIPYTVLPPPSTVTPASASTLPGAVEALRRFFAAPSPAHLPSSAVVLTGAGLSVASGLADYRGDKGTYRVNKTYRPIYYYEFLNNHESRKRYWARSFLGWSNLHKAAPNSGHYAIRDLGDIGLVRSVITQNVDSFHSMAHPDLPTLELHGYLRSIVCTTCSTEYSRDEFQQDLARLNPRWAALLNDALASGALNTEDPDERRFKGIKMNPDGDVDLPDAPYTTFRYPSCPKCLSSPPINADGHRHVVDVDSDGAWVPPSTAGVLKPAVVMFGESIASGVKHAAEEAIDSAGKLLIVGTSLATYSAWRLAKRAQDRCMPIAVISMGGIRGEDKLFVDIDPNQQGEQGVRVALSTDDLLPALLSALRNDVIPSSRRSASLEASIGNPGVFKDMLS, encoded by the coding sequence ATGGTTCCAATGAGGAAATTTCGGATCCCTTACACGGTCCTTCCTCCGCCGTCCACAGTAACGCCGGCTTCGGCCTCGACTCTGCCCGGTGCCGTTGAAGCCCTCCGCCGGTTCTTCGCCGCTCCGTCGCCGGCACATCTCCCCTCCTCGGCCGTCGTTCTCACCGGCGCCGGCCTTTCGGTCGCTTCTGGTCTTGCCGACTACAGAGGGGACAAGGGCACTTACAGGGTCAACAAAACATACCGCCCCATTTACTATTATGAGTTTCTAAACAACCACGAGTCTCGCAAACGTTATTGGGCTCGCAGCTTTCTCGGCTGGTCCAATCTTCACAAGGCGGCACCAAACAGCGGCCACTATGCCATCAGAGATTTGGGTGACATCGGTCTTGTACGGAGCGTCATAACTCAAAATGTCGACTCTTTTCACTCAATGGCTCATCCCGATTTACCAACCCTCGAGTTACACGGATATCTAAGATCCATTGTCTGCACGACATGTTCTACCGAGTATTCGAGAGATGAGTTTCAACAGGACCTCGCCCGCCTCAACCCACGATGGGCCGCTCTGCTAAACGACGCCCTGGCCTCGGGTGCTCTAAATACAGAAGATCCTGATGAGCGGAGATTTAAGGGAATCAAGATGAATCCCGACGGTGACGTTGACCTGCCCGATGCCCCTTATACAACATTCAGATATCCGTCATGCCCCAAATGCTTATCCAGCCCACCCATAAACGCAGATGGCCATCGACATGTCGTCGATGTCGACTCTGACGGAGCTTGGGTACCACCCAGCACCGCAGGCGTCTTGAAACCTGCTGTTGTCATGTTTGGAGAGAGCATCGCCAGTGGCGTCAAACACGCCGCTGAGGAAGCCATCGACAGCGCCGGGAAGCTGCTTATTGTGGGCACCTCGCTCGCCACGTACTCAGCTTGGAGGCTTGCCAAAAGAGCTCAGGATCGATGTATGCCCATTGCTGTCATCAGCATGGGCGGAATCAGAGGCGAGGATAAGTTGTTTGTCGACATAGATCCGAACCAACAGGGCGAGCAAGGTGTGAGGGTTGCCTTGTCGACAGATGACCTTCTCCCAGCTCTTCTCTCGGCACTGCGTAATGATGTGATtccgtcgtcgaggagatcGGCCTCATTGGAAGCGTCGATAGGGAACCCTGGTGTCTTTAAGGACATGCTATCTTAA